A stretch of Helicobacter pylori oki112 DNA encodes these proteins:
- the murJ gene encoding murein biosynthesis integral membrane protein MurJ, giving the protein MLKKIFLTNSLGILCSRIFGFLRDLMMANILGAGVYSDIFFVAFKLPNLFRRIFAEGSFSQSFLPSFIRSSIKGSFASLVGLIFCGVLLVWCLLVALNPLWLTKLLAYGFDEEKLKLCAPIVAINFWYLLLVFITTFLGTLLQYKHSFFASAYSASLLNLCMILALLISKEKTHLEALYYLSYGVLLGGVAQILLHFYPLVKLGLLNLLFKGLLSFKTKNAPKKKYRFNQVKKDLKAFFKQFLPSVLGNSSAQIASFLDTTIASFLASGSVSYLYYANRVFQLPLALFAIAISTALFPSIAIAIKNHQQDLILQRLQKAWFFLVGVLLLCSIGGIMLSKEITELLFERGQFSPKDTLITSQVFSLYLLGLLPFGLTKLFSLWLYAKLEQKKAAKISLISLFLGLVASLSLMPLLGVLGLALANSLSGLFLFVLTIKAFGFQLFLGIIKNLKSWLVILFLACVEILLLLAFKSWVTHLYLFYYFQGF; this is encoded by the coding sequence ATGCTAAAAAAAATATTTTTAACCAACAGCTTAGGGATTTTATGCTCTAGGATTTTTGGCTTTTTGCGGGATTTGATGATGGCTAATATTCTAGGGGCTGGGGTGTATAGCGATATTTTCTTTGTGGCTTTCAAACTGCCTAATTTATTCAGGCGTATTTTTGCGGAGGGCTCTTTTTCACAAAGCTTTTTACCGAGCTTCATACGGAGTTCCATTAAAGGGAGCTTTGCGAGTTTGGTGGGGCTTATTTTTTGTGGCGTTTTATTGGTATGGTGCTTATTGGTGGCATTAAATCCCTTATGGCTCACTAAACTTCTCGCTTACGGCTTTGATGAAGAAAAACTCAAACTGTGCGCCCCTATTGTAGCGATCAATTTTTGGTATCTTTTATTGGTGTTTATCACCACTTTTTTAGGAACGCTTTTGCAATACAAACACAGCTTTTTTGCCAGCGCTTATAGTGCAAGCTTACTCAATTTATGCATGATTTTAGCCCTTTTGATTTCTAAAGAAAAAACGCATTTAGAAGCGTTGTATTATTTGAGCTATGGCGTGCTTTTAGGGGGCGTGGCTCAAATTTTATTGCACTTTTATCCTTTAGTAAAATTAGGCTTATTGAATTTATTATTTAAGGGGTTGTTGAGCTTTAAAACTAAAAACGCGCCCAAAAAAAAATACCGCTTCAATCAAGTTAAAAAGGATTTGAAAGCGTTTTTCAAGCAATTCCTCCCCAGCGTTTTAGGCAATTCTAGCGCTCAGATCGCTTCTTTTTTAGACACCACGATCGCCTCTTTTTTAGCGAGCGGGAGCGTGTCTTATTTGTATTACGCTAATAGAGTCTTCCAGCTCCCTTTAGCTTTATTTGCCATAGCCATATCCACAGCCCTTTTCCCTAGCATTGCGATCGCCATTAAAAACCATCAGCAGGATTTAATCTTGCAACGCTTGCAAAAGGCGTGGTTTTTTTTGGTGGGGGTTTTGCTTCTTTGCAGCATTGGGGGGATAATGTTAAGCAAAGAAATCACCGAGCTTTTATTTGAAAGGGGGCAATTTAGCCCTAAAGACACCCTAATCACTTCGCAAGTCTTTTCGCTCTATCTTTTAGGCTTGCTCCCTTTTGGGCTAACCAAACTCTTTTCTTTGTGGCTTTATGCGAAATTAGAGCAAAAAAAAGCGGCTAAAATCTCTTTAATTTCGCTTTTTTTAGGTTTGGTGGCTTCTTTGAGTTTAATGCCTTTGTTGGGGGTTTTGGGTTTAGCGTTAGCGAATAGTTTGAGCGGGTTATTTTTATTTGTTTTAACGATAAAAGCGTTTGGCTTTCAATTATTCTTGGGTATAATCAAGAATTTAAAATCATGGCTTGTAATCCTTTTCCTCGCTTGCGTGGAAATCTTATTACTCTTAGCGTTCAAATCGTGGGTTACACATTTATATTTATTTTATTATTTTCAAGGTTTTTAA
- the cysS gene encoding cysteine--tRNA ligase yields the protein MFIYDTKLKQKVPFEPLVQNKANIYVCGPTVYDDAHLGHARSAIAFDLLRRTLELSGYEVMLVRNFTDIDDKIINKAFKENKSIQELSSIYIESYTRDLNALNMKKPSLEPKASEYLDAMVHMIETLLEKNIAYRVSNGDIYLDTSKDKDYGSLSVHNSSIEFGRIGLVQEKRLEQDFVLWKSYKGDNDVGFDSPLGKGRPGWHIECSSMIFKTLALTNTPYQIDIHAGGADLLFPHHENEACQTRCAFGVELAKYWMHNGFVNINNEKMSKSLGNSFFIKDALKNYDGEILRNYLLGVHYRSVLNFNEEDLLVSKKRLDKIYRLKQRVLGTLGGINPNFKKEILECMQDDLNVSKALSVLESMLSSTNEKLDQNPKNKALKGEILANLKFIEELLGIGFKDPSAYFQLGVSESEKQEIENKIEERKRAKEQKDFLKADSIREELLNHKIALMDTPQGTIWEKFF from the coding sequence ATGTTTATTTATGATACCAAATTAAAACAAAAAGTCCCTTTTGAGCCTTTAGTCCAAAATAAGGCGAATATTTATGTGTGCGGGCCTACGGTGTATGATGACGCTCATTTAGGGCATGCCAGGAGCGCGATTGCTTTTGATTTGTTGAGGCGCACGCTTGAATTAAGCGGCTATGAAGTGATGCTAGTAAGGAATTTCACCGATATTGACGATAAAATCATCAACAAAGCCTTCAAAGAAAACAAAAGCATTCAAGAATTAAGCAGCATTTATATTGAATCTTACACGAGGGATTTAAACGCTTTGAACATGAAAAAACCCAGCCTAGAGCCTAAAGCGAGCGAGTATTTAGACGCTATGGTGCACATGATTGAAACGCTTTTAGAAAAAAATATCGCTTATAGAGTCTCTAATGGGGATATTTATTTAGACACGAGCAAGGATAAAGATTACGGCTCTTTGAGCGTGCATAATAGCAGCATTGAATTTGGCCGTATTGGTTTGGTGCAAGAAAAACGGCTTGAGCAGGATTTTGTGTTATGGAAAAGCTATAAGGGGGATAATGATGTGGGCTTTGATAGCCCTTTAGGCAAAGGGCGCCCTGGTTGGCATATAGAATGCTCTAGCATGATCTTTAAAACTTTAGCGCTCACTAACACCCCCTATCAAATTGATATCCATGCAGGCGGAGCGGACTTGTTATTCCCCCACCATGAAAATGAAGCGTGCCAAACCCGTTGCGCCTTTGGCGTGGAGCTTGCCAAATACTGGATGCATAATGGCTTTGTGAATATCAATAATGAAAAAATGTCTAAAAGTTTAGGGAATAGCTTTTTTATTAAAGACGCCCTAAAAAACTATGATGGCGAAATTTTGCGCAATTACTTACTAGGGGTGCATTACCGATCTGTTTTGAATTTCAATGAAGAAGACTTGTTGGTGAGTAAAAAACGCCTGGATAAAATCTATCGTTTAAAACAGCGCGTTTTAGGGACTCTTGGAGGAATAAATCCAAACTTTAAAAAAGAAATTTTAGAATGCATGCAAGATGATTTAAACGTTTCTAAAGCGTTGAGCGTTTTAGAAAGCATGCTTTCTTCTACTAATGAAAAACTGGATCAAAACCCTAAAAACAAGGCTCTAAAGGGCGAAATTTTAGCGAATTTGAAATTCATAGAAGAACTGCTTGGCATCGGGTTTAAAGACCCTAGTGCCTATTTCCAATTAGGCGTGAGTGAAAGCGAAAAACAAGAAATTGAAAACAAGATAGAAGAAAGGAAGCGCGCCAAAGAGCAAAAAGATTTTTTAAAAGCCGATAGCATCAGAGAAGAGCTTTTAAACCACAAAATCGCTTTGATGGACACCCCACAAGGCACGATTTGGGAGAAGTTTTTTTAA